A stretch of the Panicum virgatum strain AP13 chromosome 9N, P.virgatum_v5, whole genome shotgun sequence genome encodes the following:
- the LOC120692638 gene encoding probable carboxylesterase 8, which translates to MDPYKYLKIRFNPDGSLYRYGEAPLLPAAPAGEPVAVAAEGSGDGEQGPRRIVVHSNDVPLSEAAGTGLRLFVPSGGHARLPLIVYFHGGGYVLFRAASQPFHNTCTALAAAVPAAVASVDYRLAPEHRLPAAFEDAADAVLWARPHVAAGRPVFVMGSHNGASIAFRAALAAADAGVELRGVILNQPHLGGAARSPAEAASVDDRVLPLPANDLLWELALPVGADRDHEYCNPEPMLTRVGAARLRRLPPCLVLGRRKDPPRDRTRTLVYALQKAGVAVEARLDGAGYHAMELFKPNCAAEFTAQVTDFVRRHSAAGAGDGDGDVVGVSKL; encoded by the coding sequence ATGGACCCGtacaagtatctcaagatccggTTCAACCCCGACGGCTCGCTGTACCGGTACGGGGAGGCGCCGCTcctcccggcggcgccggcgggggagcCCGTGGCGGTCGCGGCGGAGGGCAGCGGggacggcgagcaggggccgcgCCGCATTGTGGTCCACTCCAACGACGTCCCGCTCAGCGAGGCCGCCGGCACGGGCCTCCGCCTCTTCGTGCCGTCTGGCGGCCACGCCCGGCTGCCGCTGATCGTCTACTTCCACGGCGGCGGGTACGTCCTCTTCCGCGCGGCCTCCCAGCCGTTCCACAACACCTGcacggcgctcgccgccgccgtcccggcgGCCGTCGCGTCCGTCGACTACCGCCTGGCGCCCGAGCACCGCCTCCCGGCCGCGTTCGAGGACGCCGCCGACGCGGTGCTGTGGGCGCGCCCGCacgtggccgccggccggccggtgttCGTGATGGGCAGCCACAACGGGGCCAGCATCGCGTTccgcgcggcgctggcggcggccgacgccggCGTGGAGCTGCGCGGGGTGATCCTGAACCAGCCGcacctcggcggcgcggcgcggtcgcCCGCGGAGGCGGCCTCGGTGGACGACCgcgtgctgccgctgccggccaACGACCTGCTCTGGGAGCTCGCGCTGCCCGTGGGCGCCGACCGGGACCACGAGTACTGCAACCCGGAGCCCATGCTGACCCgcgtcggcgcggcgcggctgcggAGGCTCCCGCCCTGCCTGGTGCTCGGCCGGCGCAAGGACCCGCCGCGGGACCGGACGAGGACGCTGGTCTACGCGCTGCAGAAGGCCGGCGTCGCCGTGGAGGCGAGGCTCGACGGCGCCGGGTACCACGCCATGGAGCTGTTCAAGCCCAACTGCGCCGCGGAGTTCACCGCGCAGGTGACCGACTTCGTCCGCCGccactccgccgccggcgccggcgacggcgacggcgacgtggtTGGTGTGAGCAAGCTGTGA